The region AGAGGATCTGCAAGGGTTGACGAGGTCAGCACCGGCTACCGAGCTAGGTCAAGCCATGCAAGCGATGCGTTTGAAAGTCAGGAGGAAATCTTCCACGGGTGATGCCTATGACAATGTCTTCGAGCCGGAGTGTTCTCCGACTGGGACGAAACAGCATTTCGTGTTTGGAGGCGGCGACAGCGGCTCGGGTTCTGGGACAGAATCACCTCGATGCGAGACATCGTCACCGTCAAAATCCACCTCGCCTGTCAGCAGGCGGCTACACAGAAGCGAGTTAGAACAAGCATTCGCAAGGAGAAAACTCACGGGGCGATTCCACAACGAATCGTTCGACTTTGACAATCATTCCTCAGGAAGTAACTCGCCAACGTGTTTTGATGACCAATGTTCATCGGGTTACAGACCCGTCCCCGCTGTCCCGATGAACAGAAGTCGTGATTATTGCGGGTCACCGGACTCACCCTCATACATGGACCTCGAATACAGGGGTTCAATCTCAACCAGGAAACCCGTACCCCTCCCGAGAAATCAAAGATGCAGAGAATCCACATCAGAGCATATATCTTCCTTCGACAGTGGGTGTCCAACAAGACCAGTGCCGTCACCACCGCATCACTTTAACCTTTCGTTTGACTTTTCGTCAGGAGCTAGAGATTCGTCGGGTGACGAAACGTACATGAATGTTGCATTCAAACCCAAAGCAGACAATCATCGCTATGAAAACGTCGTCTTAGATGATAGGCTGTCACAGTTTCATTCGGTAGGGACCGTTTTCCTTCAGTTTACCACACTCTTAGAAAAAATAGGCATTgctctttccttttctaaagGTGCAAAGTTGCCAATGATGGGTCGCACCTTTTAAAGGTGAACCTATTTTCCATAGAGTGTATAATTGTGTAATAATGCAGTTTGTTTTCCCTAAGGtttgaccttcattttgtaattacaaagtatataatttcatatttgtcaTGCAACATATTTTGACATATAGCAATCCATTACTCGCAACATTATTTAACTAAAAACCCTGTTTCAGCATCATCTTTGGTAAATATGTTATTTCacaagacaagaaaatatttatgaatatgtTGTGTACTAATGATGCTATTTTAGTATGCATTGAAATCGTCTGAAGTGACCCTTGCTCAATCAACGAACCTCTGTTAATTCATACATCTGTTATTTCAGGCTTACGGTTTGATTTCAATGTcatcatttgaaatgaaattaatcttATCATCGGTAGATAACAATAACCGGCAATAATACGACAACGGAATCACTGATGTCCTTATTCTGAACTCGGATTTCATCGTGGTCATGGTGGTCTAAATCCGTTGTTTAACAATGGGTAGTCACATGTGACATTAATCTTGAACTGTCCAAGATCAATCTATCAGCGTATACTTAATCAATTGAGAAACCGTCTGGCATTAATAAGTATAATATCATTCTCTACAATTGAAAAAATGCCATGTGGAATGCATTAGATATATGAAACATACagtgaaacaaattttgaagtttttgaCTTTCCATAATTTGAGCGCAGACTTAGACCACAGTTAAGTTAAACTTAAGTTCGGAATACGGACCTGGACATCCTCCAATGAGGAACACACACGATGTTGACTTTGATATAATCTTGGCAATGTGAGTTACATTGACttatattaacaataatttgcgaATTGGTCTACGCCCTCGTCGTCTTCCTTCTGTTTGGTTTCATTCCACATGGTATAATCCCACTTCGTCTACAACCACTTCGTCTAATAACTGTTTGGTCTAATTATCATTTAGCCCGTTTTCAACTTTGTTGAATTTTCCAGTTACGCAATACCCATTTCGTCTAAAATCCGCTTAATCTAACACCACTTCGTCTGTTATCAGACGAATTGTTTATTAAACCAAATTtgcgtttgaaaaaaaaagagtaatatAAATTATGGACGATTATGAAATTAGCCCAGTGAAATtgacattagactaaatgataattgTACTAAATGGGTGTTCTACCACGTGAAGTGTAGATCGAACGGCAACTATACCtaattgatggtagaccaaatgatttaAGGCAATGTGGTATTAGACTGGAAAATCGACCAACAACGTGTTGACCAAGTGAATATTAACCGTTTTAACAATACCTTGTGCCCCGTAACGCAAAACGTAGCGAttaatagcaaatatgaaagaacacttctgattggttcctggtcagtatttatCTCCGAATGCGCGTGCAAAAGtaatcttgattggtcagttcatatAACTATTGATCGCTAATAGTAACGGAGCTCGGGTAAGTCTAAAATGGGACGACCTTAGCCCCTGTGGATCACGATACTAGACGGCGTACCAAATCCTTATAATCTTTATAACTTCATAGAATTGTCCTCTCGATCATGAGTCGTTCGGTTTGTAATCACCCCCAGGGATTTGATGAGCTAATTTCCGTCATTTGCGTTTACGAGATCCTAAGGTTATTTTTAGATTTAGAAAAGCACCGTGATACCATCCAAGCGTGTATGTATCACCCATCGCTCCAAGTGTGCTCAAAGGCGTTCCTACTGATAATAGGTCATTTGCTTAGCCATTATTTTGGGGGTAAACATTATACCCAGTTACAGATTCACTATGGTTAATTGAAACTTGTCCTCGTTTTTATGTAACCCGACTCACAAAACAAACATAATTGACATCGAACTATTCATATTCCTTTAAAAGACTATCAGACTGTACCTGCTATTtcatctgggtcccgtaacacaattAAGGTtaacgattgatcgtacgcttgactttcacgattgattgtacattgaagtcaatggaatcaatcgtagaaaaatgttctacgatcattgctaagctttgtgttacgggcccctggttaCCATTGGGGATAGGGCAAGAGATTGAGGGGGTATATTTGGATACAGTGCATTATCAATTAAAATTAGCGAGCGAGGAAAGCGAGTAAAAGTACATTCCTAGACTTAGATATGGCAAGTAAAATATCAATACAGCCCGATATTTTGGTCAATTTGAAAGGttgttaatgaaaaatatagaaTTATTTAGATTTCTAAAGATACCAATGTCTTGCTAAAGCACATTGTATACCCAACTCATTGAAGGTATACAGGTTAAGAATATGCCGAGTTTAATTCGAGCATGCTAGGCTCGTCAGTTACCAGAATGCTTTTAATAAGGGCAATGTAAGACTCATTCTACATTCTTGCTTCAAGCCAAGtttcatttataattttaaaaaagtatttgtatgatattaCTGGGTTTCGAACCCGAAACCTCCTTTTCGTGGAACTCTCTCATCTTGGTCTGATGTCATCGGGCGACATGCATTTGCTTTCAAGGTTGAAATACCTTGAAATAAATATGGCAGTATCAACATCatggtattttttcttcattcgtGCTGTTTGAACtcactggcccgtattctgaaatccggtttaacttaaaccatggtctaattctgtgctaaaattatgggaagccaaaagtgtcaaaagttttatgtttgttatgtttactgtgctctttcctcattcgtcgatggtgaagacaatcatctatttatacttcctagacaattgtgaatgatttgaaagccaaatgagctgaaaaatGATGTctatactgttagtgatttatgtaacaattggctgtccatacgtaaaccacaactttaaacctgagtttaagttaaatccgacttcagaatacgggccataatcACCAAGTAACAAACCCTTGTCCATGTCATTTAAGCAACTGTTGATAAACAAATCCCTGCACCAGTTGTATTCCCTGGCCAAACCTTAACCTAAATCATTACAGCTTCATAAGATCGGCTTGTGATACAAGCACCCAGTTGCGACAGGTCGTCCTTCCACTCAACCGAGTGGTACGTAATATCAGGTAGCGATTGGGCAACAATTGGCGGCAATCCAAAAACACCTTGTCAAATCTGATCGTCTGTTCCCTGCCTTGACGAATATACCCCAAGGTGTAATGTCAGTCATTTGCTCGTATTTTCTTTGGCTCTCGCAGGCTTCTCAAAACTTCCATGCAACTCCAGGGCCTTGTTCATGTgttaccaaggagatatcaccttgGTATTACTAAGTTAAGAAAAATGCGTTGTTGCATTGTGCAATAAAAGGAGTGGTGCAGAGGGGAGGGTGGGGTAATCAAAATAGAGGGGGACTGGGATGCTGCATAAttagtcaaatcaatgttacaACATGGAGctatctgttaatagctctatggttacAATGTAGATAATACGGTACACGAAATTAGTGAAAAGTGTTACAACGTAAAGTACTTTGGTAACGTCATCCATATGCTTATGTTATAGGTCGAACTCCTGACGtaatattcatatctgattGATCATAAAAGTGTGCtaaaatcacacacacacacacacgcacaccctccCATCCCACCCTCCCTTTAGTTTCATGAGTCAACATGGGGACCCATTAAATTTTGCCGTCAAAGTGGGGacgggtgggtgtgtgtgtgtgtggttgttTGTGTGTGCGCGGGATGTTATTCGCTAgaaatttttattcaatccACTAACTTTTAGAAGCGATCAACACAAAATCTTGATCATAATCGGTCATTTACCCGCAACACATAAGTGGGGTTATTGAGCCCCTTGACTAacattatgcttgtttaataTGATGTGAGGAATTTATTGTTAGTGTTATCAGTGTCCTCTGTTGTCGGGTGTCCCCAGTTAGTGGATTGAAAACTCAATTGTCCCCCATTACGGTGAGATCTCACGAAGGAGTTTTAGTATCATTTTGCTAAATTGATAGAtaggaaccccccccccccaataaaaaaataaataaaaaataaattgtgtaTCCATTGAGCGGTATATTATGATGTCGATGTTTCGTGAGGAAATTACCTCTCCTACGCGATCGAATTTTTCGAGCTCTGACTCAAATCCTGGCAAGCTTTGAGGGTACGCTGACGAAATGCGGTTAACTTTCCTCggtatgaaatattattgcgtGTTTCATGAGGACATATCAGGCTCAGAGCCAACGCCTATATGAAGTGTGTTGAGCATCATTTTTTATTGGTAGTTTACAGAAAAGGCAGACCTACAGACTGACCAATAATGTGTACgaaatggtcattttttttctcccgaCCAAAAGCTTAAGCTCATTAGTAATATCAGTAATACCCTcctaaattcatttttatattccaagATTACACAGATGCATATATATCTGAATGCAGCACTCAATATTAAGGAAAATAGTCTTATCAGTATTGAAAGAGCTGACCATCAGTATCATACGATAAGAAATATATTGCTCGAAAATTACTCAAATGACTCAAATATTATTCTGATTTCTTATCGAGTTTATGTTCTAATGTAGTCaccaattttaaagaaaataatatgcatCAACATCCTATCTCGAATGTCGAACACCTTAACGAACTCTAAGCTTATTGATGCATCTCTTGATCTATTTTATTATTGATCTATTATTGGAGGAGATATCGAAAGACAATTATGTAAAAGGACAATTGTcatgacaatgaaaatattttgtttttagtatTGGCCTAAGTACATTGGGCAACCCAGAGTAGGGTTAAATGGGGGAAAATGAGAGCTCTACTGGAACCGTTATTCCATGTATTATctttatctttatcatcattatcgttatcattatgACCATCCTCACTATGACCAGGCACGGCAATTTCTTATTATTGTCACGgctgaaggaggggggggggggggggtgaaacgACTTTTCCTCGATGGctgatgtgaaaaaaaaaatccggcgaaggGAGTTAAAATCACCGCCcatgattattatgattgttTTGGTAGTACAGTCATTATCATGACTTGTTGTTGTTTCGTTGCAGGAACGTCCCCTCAGCAGCAGTGACTCACCGCGAATCAGCACAGAGCTGAGACCTGTCCCTGCTCCACGATTCTACAGCTCACCTTCTTCCTCCAGTCATTCACTGTCATCACTCGACAGCAACAATCAGCTGGCATCTCCCTGTACCAAACAGAGCTCTCAGGCGACCTGcaacccatcatcatcactctcaGCATCATCCCAATCACCAACAGGGAGAGGCAGCCCAAACCATCATCACCGGGGACCCCAACTCTCTCCCAAACACGGTTCACATGGCAACGGATCGTCTTCCGCAGCCTCTGCGTCGCACTGCTGCCAAGGAGGCGCCGTGGAGAAGCCCCCGCGGACCAACGTCGGGGGATGTTCGCAAGACAGAAGCAGCAATGGATCCCACGTCGCGCTCAGCCGGAATGCATCCTCCCACCCGGGTCACTATAACCGAGACAGCTCATCGTCGACAACGAAGCCGGACAACAGAAAAGAGGTCCGTGCGATGTCCAACGGTCATGCCTCGAAGGAGTTGAGGAATTCGTCCATCTCACAGGACAGGAGCAGCGGTTCTCCACAGCAGGTCAAGGAATCTAGGAGCAGTCACCATAGTCCGTTGGTGCAAAGTAACAGTATTGGAATGGAAGGGTGCAGTATGAGCGGTGCCCAAGGAGGAACCGGTGGATCCAATACCAGTGGTACTGGTAGCTACTCCAAAGCGACAGGTCGTGCTCTCAGAAGCTCTCCTAGCAAGGACCAACCATTACCTACACACGGTAAGCCACTGAATGTTAAAGGTGTTTAAACCACTAAATCTTTCACAAAATGTGTCTCTTTTTTAGGATGATTGAAAGTTATAACATCACATCTTCAGTAGACAAGGGAGTAAAATAAACCCCAACAACTTTGTGAATTCTAtcaaaatatatgcaaaactTAATGCATTACGAGAGTATAAACTTCTAAAATTGTGAgcatttattataatttttttttggtgtgtgtATAGAAGTAGGGCAAGTCAGATCTTAGATCTTCATGCATCTGGCTGAATCTGACTCTCTGATTAATAATGAAATTCTCCAAGAAAATATTGTGCCATGAGATGTTGCATGTCTCGATGCATATTTCCATCAATCAGTGGTCCCAAGAGTTAGCTACGGTTGCATCGAAGCGATTGAAGTCATGCGACATGAATTCACAGAAACATGCCTGGATTGCAATAGGTCCCCGAACGGCAAAGAGTGATGTGCCAGGTCGACAACACTTAGGATCTTTCAGGAACCGCAGAATTTTCCGCATTATCACGTGTAAGCTTGTGACTCTGCGAAGCTCTTGGGGGTCCCCGAACGTCGAGGAATTTTGTTAGGTGGAGTACACAGTGAGGCTTTCAGGGTAATGTACAGTTCTTCACAGAGTCACGTGTATCTCCCGGAGGACAGGAAAGAGGCACAGTGTACAGGGGTATAGTCGGGGATTAGCAAGGGCAAAGTGGTTGCTTAGAAACATTACCGACCCGAACTTTTGTTTCACCTTATTTATGATATTCAGAAGAAATCATAACGTGTTTGTCCTTGCCATAGATGATGATGGCTTCTGAATCTTAATTTGGCTGATGACACTTAGTGGATCAGTGTATAACTCCTTGGACATTAAACCAAGAGGTCCAGGTTCA is a window of Lytechinus variegatus isolate NC3 chromosome 2, Lvar_3.0, whole genome shotgun sequence DNA encoding:
- the LOC121408546 gene encoding flocculation protein FLO11-like, with the translated sequence MITAAMTTRQENYKLNYIEVEIGPPKARYLENGEPLPLIKVAPDGGKVKYSTIVFPDKEKEKEKSSDKKSREDTSSSSSTGSSTSSSDRRSSNSGRGLIKGSTLAQKTAAITKTLSGLTSKLTLSSSHSSSSHDKSPSQNTSTATAAAVAAISALSAPPNRPPPMPDLSDVSKIRPQPLGEESEAKEAVTGIKSSGSITGNGGRSHAKLERKESYKNVKQERKQTHQQQNTKTPPASPPRRRALSTPTRSRKFPSEAELADAIKAHQERRESPPSKTRTLPARDKLWMEDDFEAEEGFWDYEDAMSEGYWVSNEAHHDESSSEDLQGLTRSAPATELGQAMQAMRLKVRRKSSTGDAYDNVFEPECSPTGTKQHFVFGGGDSGSGSGTESPRCETSSPSKSTSPVSRRLHRSELEQAFARRKLTGRFHNESFDFDNHSSGSNSPTCFDDQCSSGYRPVPAVPMNRSRDYCGSPDSPSYMDLEYRGSISTRKPVPLPRNQRCRESTSEHISSFDSGCPTRPVPSPPHHFNLSFDFSSGARDSSGDETYMNVAFKPKADNHRYENVVLDDRLSQFHSERPLSSSDSPRISTELRPVPAPRFYSSPSSSSHSLSSLDSNNQLASPCTKQSSQATCNPSSSLSASSQSPTGRGSPNHHHRGPQLSPKHGSHGNGSSSAASASHCCQGGAVEKPPRTNVGGCSQDRSSNGSHVALSRNASSHPGHYNRDSSSSTTKPDNRKEVRAMSNGHASKELRNSSISQDRSSGSPQQVKESRSSHHSPLVQSNSIGMEGCSMSGAQGGTGGSNTSGTGSYSKATGRALRSSPSKDQPLPTHVTQPWYYGRMLRQECEYLMVSQGKSRQYLVRDSSHRAGDLMLSVLYGSKVHHYVIQTTADKKFQIAHHDFDSVEAILDFYHKHVIMYSPHQEQVYLGEPFIFRRR